The Podospora pseudocomata strain CBS 415.72m chromosome 3, whole genome shotgun sequence genome window below encodes:
- a CDS encoding hypothetical protein (EggNog:ENOG503P944; COG:S) — protein sequence MVGNKIRCENGGEWKAREKFSHSALRKYQKKLGNGIATPAQSTISCLEHSSGNKAPEMKCEGPCDRWRELDFFSKSTRRNKVYWCKDCVDWAEKTEVGEALPPPGERICEEEFETLKMRVADFVLNEDYENGIPEGNDSGPATTVSINDFDDDYEEEFTLLPPGAEATTVTDSIASPEDTDVSVETPGAAATSTEPMAPAPRAPHWFLGFMNNDSPSTSSTTPTTLDTLDTLDLLDSLDTPDESISEISITAGSQAHTRTTTTAADTNASATPGQTGAVSFNTWSPEDNFERMIKEPTIATEESGWKTVTRTAKGPRMVTVRPRGKKEKDEVKVGKNGWVKVSNRRTTPQLPNYILANCVRGEEDFVGDIIPDEL from the exons ATGGTCGGCAACAAGATTCGCTGCGAGAACGGCGGCGAGTGGAAGGCCAGAGAGAAGTTTTCCCACAGTGCCCTTCGCAAGTACCAGAAGAAGTTGGGCAACGGCATTGCCACCCCTGCCCAGTCGACTATCTCGTGTCTCGAGCACAGCTCTGGCAACAAGGCGCCCGAGATGAAGTGTGAGGGACCCTGTGATCGCTGGCGTGAGCTGGACTTTTTCAGCAAGTCCACCCGCCGCAACAAGGTCTAC TGGTGCAAGGACTGCGTTGATTGGGCTGAGAAGACCGAGGTTGGCGAAGCGCTTCCTCCCCCCGGCGAGAGAATCTGTGAGGAAGAGTTTGAGACTCTCAAGATGAGGGTTGCCGACTTCGTGCTGAATGAGGATTACGAGAACGGCATTCCAGAGGGGAATGACTCGGGCCCGGCTACTACGGTCAGCATCAATGATTTCGACGATGACTACGAGGAAGAGTTCACTCTTCTGCCTCCCGGTGCTGAGGCTACCACCGTGACCGACTCCATTGCCAGTCCAGAGGATACTGATGTGTCAGTCGAGACACCTGGCGCCGCTGCTACTTCGACTGAGCCTATGGCACCAGCTCCTCGCGCCCCCCACTGGTTTTTGGGATTTATGAACAACGACTCTCcgagcacctcctccaccacacctaccacTCTTGACACTCTCGATacccttgaccttcttgacaGTCTTGACACACCCGATGAGTCGATCTCCGAGATTTCCATCACTGCTGGCTCCCAGGCTCACACTCGGACGACCACCACGGCTGCCGACACAAATGCCTCAGCCACTCCTGGCCAGACCGGTGCAGTCTCGTTCAACACCTGGAGCCCAGAGGACAATTTCGAGCGCATGATCAAGGAGCCCACCATCGCGACTGAGGAGAGCGGCTGGAAGACGGTGACCCGCACGGCCAAGGGGCCTCGCATGGTTACCGTTCGTCCTCgcggcaagaaggagaaggacgaggTGAAGGTCGGCAAGAACGGATGGGTCAAAGTT AGCAATCGCCGTACCACGCCACAGCTGCCTAACTATATCCTGGCGAACTGTGTTcgcggcgaggaagatttcGTGGGTGACATTATCCCCGATGAGCTTTAA